The genomic segment AAATTTTAAAATTCAAAGAATTAGAAGATTTTCTAGGGTTGTGAGAAAGCATTACCAAATCAGTATCGTTTAGCGATCCTGATGATAATAATGGCACGGTTACTGCCAAACTTAGCATTGAATATCGTGAATACAAAATTACGGTATCTAGAACCATCTTTGGACTAGGCACTAAAGAAAAAATTAAAAACCATAACGATATAGAAGTCCCTAAAGAAATCGCAAGATTAAATAACTTAATAAAAACTTTAAAGGCCAAATACACAGGGACTTCAATTAAACACCAACCATTAGAAGAAGTATCACAAACTGATTTCGACTTTAACAACCCTGATGACACTTATGTTGACTTTGTTCATGTTGACAAAATTAAAGCAGTAAATTCAAAGGAAAAGCAAAATAAATTTGTTGGCAAAGTAAGACTAGGATCAAAACGTCCTGGTTTCGAAGATATTTTTTCATTAGAAATTTATTCATTCGAAGAAAAAGGCTTTAGTGTAAAAAAACACGATCAAGAAACAAAACAAACAATTGAAAGCGAACTGCCAACGCTAAAGCAAAACTATCACCAAAAACAAAAAGAACAAATGATTGCCGAGGGACTAAAAAAACTAGCCAATAATAAGCAGTACTTGGCTGATGTTACTAAAGAGCAATTCGAAAAATTTAATGGTATTCTAGAACAAGCATTAGTAGATAGTTTTAATCAAACATTAGAAGTTATCATTGATGGTTATGGCAATAGCCAAGAAGTAAGAGAGTTATATCGTTTGTTCTATCAAGTATTTGTAAATCAATCACCACATATGCTTAATTTCTTTACCGTTGCTGCTAATGGCCCAAAACAAAAACCATATTTATTTTTAGGCCCCCGCGGAATCAATACATTAAAAAACCTAGTACTGTTCGCCCAACACGTTGGGCCATGATCACGTGCAATGTTTCAAGTCATGAAAGATAATGCTAAATTATTAGAATCTTTCCTAGATAAATATATTGATGGTCTGGTAGAATTCCCACAATTAAGATCAATCATTAATGATCCCCAAAAATCTAACATCATTAAAGAAACTGTTAAAAACTTGATAAATTATGTCATCGAATTTTACTACACGTTTGATTGAAATGTTTTAACTAGCAAAGAAGCTGCAGATAAGCAAAAAGATTATAGTGGTGGTGCTGGAAGACCTCCTTTTATCTTAGGCTCAGCTTGAAGAGATTTCTTCTCAACCGATAAATTCATTGAGCCTAAGCATGATGCTAAATCATCATATCGAGATTTAACTTCGCAAATGAAAAAACTCGTTGATGATAATAAGCTAACGCAACAAGAACATGATCTTATCTTTCAAAAGTTAAAAGATGCAATTTTCCCAATTTTGAACATTTTTGGCAAGTTAAATCAACCTATATATAATGCGTTCAAAGAAATTGTCGGATCTTTTAATGAAATTGAAGAAGCCAAAAATAAAAATGATTAATAGAAAAACTAAGTTTCAAAAATGAGCTTAGTTTTTAATTTTCGCTTCAAAAAACAATCAACTAGTAAACAAAAATAAACTATTGTAATAATTAAAATTATTTTAATGCTTTTGTTTTATAATTCATTACGTTACTTATAAAGTAACCATACTAAAAAGGTTTGCAAACTAAGTTAATTAGTACCTTCAGGATGTGACAAAATATAAGGAGAAAAAATGTTTGCTATTATTGAAACTGGCGGAAAACAAATTATTGTTAAAGCCGGCGACACTATTTTTATTGAAAAAATAGAAGGCAAAGAAGGCGACAAAGTATCATTTGATAAAGTCTTAGCAATCAATGACAAAATTGGTACTCCATATCTAGAAAATGCCGCCGTTTTAGCTGCTATTGAAAAACAAGGAAAAGCTAAAAAAATCGTTGTTTATCGTCACAATGCAAAAAGCACCCACAAACGTAAATTAGGACACCGTCAACCATATACAAGAGTAAAAATCTTAGAAATAAAGGAAGCTAAATAATGGCACATACGAAAGCCGGGGGAACAACCCGAAATAGCCGTGACTCAGCCGGTAGAAGACTAGGCGTTAAAGCCACTGATGGTCAATTTGTAAACGCCGGAAGTATCATTTACCGTCAAAGAGGCACAAAAATCTTCCCAGGAAACAATGTTGGCCGTGGTAAAGACGACACCTTATTTGCCCTAATTAGTGGAATTGTTAAGTTTGAAGATCGTATCAATCGTAAATTTGCATCTGTATATGCAGTCGAAGATCTAAAAGCCAAAAAATAAACAACACCCAATTTACTAAAAAATACCGAATGACAAAATCGGTATTTTTATTTTGGGCTAAAAATTTTACGAAACGCATTTCTAATAAAGGCTTTGTAAAAGCAAAATTTCCAAACACGATAACATATTATTATGATACTTTTTTAGTAATTTTGCACAGATTTATTGACTAATTTATTCTCTTCAAAAAAGTGCAATTACTTTCAAAGCAAAAAGCAATTTTTTTAACGACCAAGCTAGGAAATAGTAATAGAATGAATGTGCTATGAAAAAGTAGTAAATTATGAAAATATCGCTTCTAACAAGCAATAATCTTAGACAGATATTTTCGCGAAGAGTTCTAATGAGTTTTATCCTTTGATTTTTCTTTTTAATAAACATAACATATTAAATTGATTAATAATCCATTAAATTCATTTCTTCTTCTCAATGTGATAAAACAGCATTAACTATTCACATTACTTTTTTATAGTTGTAACAATAGTAATATATGTTACTGTTAGCCATTTACTTGTAAATATACATAAAATTTCTAAGCCAACCTCTATCTTAGAAAATATATATTCAAAAAAAATGCGCCATTGGCTTTTTAGGGAGCTAATGGTGATTTTTTTGTTTTAGTTTGAAAACACAATTGTTTAATAAAACTATTTAATTTCGCTAACTTTGGCAAATTCCGAAACTAAATGAGCTGGTAATTTAGCGATGCAAAAGACAATTGCACCAATACCTGTGTGGATCGCAACATCATTAGATAGCTTTGAAACATAAACTTTATCCATTTGCGTAATTTCTTTAAAGTTAGTAACAACTTCGTCGATTTTATCGCTAGCGGCGTGAATGATAATTGGCACGTAATTGTTTTCGGTATCAGCTTTAGCTTGGTACTCTTCAAACATAGTTTTCATTGATTTATAAATAGTTTTTAAAAAGACTCTTCCAATTCCAGCTTTTTCTAAAACACCATTTTCAAATTTGATAATTGGCACGATTTTTAACAGTTTTGCAACAGCAGCGGCCGTTTTTGAAAGACGTCCCCCTCTAACTAAGGCATCGTTAAATTCGGGAATTAATAGCGGTGTCATATTTGGCTGTGCGAAAATTTCTTTGATTTTTTCAAATGATTCACCCTTTTTAAGAGCATCTTCAGCAACAAGTAAGTCAAATACCATTAAAAATGAAATTTTATTTGACGGAACAACATAAACTTTAGGATTATCTTTATAGAAATTTTCTAACATTTGGAATTGACTTGAAAGGTGTTTTGAAATTGGATAGATAACTACCATGTCATAGTCATTAATAAATTCATTAACAATTTGATCAGCCAATCCTAGTGGTGTCATACTTGTTGAAGCGGCCACTTTTTTATTAGCTCTTCAAATTTTTGAATATTCTTCAACATCCATATTAACGCCATTTTGATAAGTTTTGCCATCAATATCAGATTGTAAAGGCATTAGCTCTCATCCGAACATTCGAGCCTCTTGCTGTGAAAGTCCGCTTGATGAATCAATAATAAATTTTATCTTCATAATTTTCCTTAAATTAGCATTTGTGTTCAGAATTATTCAATTATAATTAATTACTACAATAAGTTGCATAAAAGGAATAAAAAAATGACAAAAAATCTCATTGTTGAACTAAAAAATCGGGGCATTTTTAGCAATATTTCTTCTGAAGAAAAATTCAATGCTTTAGAGAGTAATGTCGGTGTTTATACTGGGTTTGATCCCACTGCCAAAAGTTTACACTTGGGTAATTATGTTCAAATTGTTAATCTTTTACGCTTCAAAAAATTTGGTTTTAAACCTTTAGCTGTCCTTGGGGGTCTTACCGGGATGATTGGTGATCCTAGTTATCGTCAAGCCGAACGCAAGTTACTAGATGAAAAAACTATTCTTGCCAATAAAAATGCCATTAAGAAGCAACTTGAGCGATTTGGTCTTACAATTTTTGACAATTTTGCGATTTACAAAGACTGAAGCATGTTAGATTTTTTAAGAAAACTTGGCCCGCTTGTAAATATTAACTACCTTCTAAGTAAAGAAAGCATTGCAACTAGACTAGAAAAAGGTTTGTCATTTTTAGAATTCAGTTATCAACTTATCCAAGGCTGAGATTTTAAATATTTATACGAAAATCAGAATGTAAAAATTCAATTAGGTGGCTCTGATCAATGAGGAAATATTACTACCGGGCTTGAAATAATTAGAAAATTGCACGGTGAAGGTTCAACCGCTGTTGCTATTACTGCGAATTTATTGTTAGATGAAAGTGGCAAAAAATTTGGTAAAAGTACTGGTGGCGGTTCACTGTGACTTGACAAAGAAATGACAAGTCCCTTTGCAATTTATCAATTTCTTTTAAACCGTAGTGATGAAAAAGTTGAGGAGTATTTAAATTGACTAACTTTCCTTAGCCAAGAAGAAATTAAAAAAGTTATTGATCAAGCTAAGAATAATAAAGCGGCTCGGCTTGCACAAAAAGCTCTTGCTTACGAAGTTGTTAAAGATATTCATTCACAAGAAATAGCAGAGCAATGCATTAAGATTAGCGATATTTTATTTGCGAAATCAAACAATGGTCTTACTAAAAATGATCTTGTAATGCTAAGAGGCACTTTACCTGAATATGAAATAAAACCTAATCAAAAGTTTATTGAAGCTATTAAAGCAAGCGGTATTTGCACTTCAAATAGAGAAATCCGTGAATTTGTGCAAAAAAAATCTTTTGCAATCGATGGTGTTGTTGTTGACAATGAAAATCAAATAATTAGTTTTAATAACTTTGATAGCGAATTTGCTTTACTTAAAAAAGGCAAAAAAGAATTTATCATCTTAATAAAAAAATAGGAATATTTTACTAAACAATGTATCCACGTATCGTTATTAATGAAGCTAAGTTTAAAAATAATATTAAAAAAGCAATTGAGATTTGTAAGGCTAAAAATATTGAAGTTCTAGCTGTTACGAAAGGTTTTGTTGGGCAAAGAAGAATGGCCGAACTTTACTATGAAGCCGGCATTCGTTATTTTGGCGATTCACGACTAGATAATTTTGAAGTTTACAAAGACATTCCGGGTCACAAACAAATGTTAAGACTTCCCATGCTAGAAGAAATTCCACGGCTAGTTGAACTTTGTGATTCATCACTAAATGGGGATTTAACTATCATTAAAGCGATTAGTGAATACTGTCTTAAAGTCAATAAAGTACATGATATCGTTTTAATGATTGATATGGGCGACCGCCGTGAAGGTATTTTGCCAGAAGATACTTTAAAAGTTGTAAAAGAAATCTTAGAATATCGGGGCGTTAATTTAATTGGCATTGGTTGTAATTTTGGCTGTTATGGCGCTCGTGTGCCATCAAAAGAGACGATGGATAAATTTGTTTCACTTAAAAAAGCCATTGAAACAACATATAACCTAAAACTTAAACATATTTCTGGGGGAAATTCCCTTAGCTTGCACATGGTTTGAGAAAATACCATGCCTACTGAAGTTAATTTTTTAAGGATGGGTTTTGCTATGATTTTTGGCACCGAAGATATGTATCGTCAAACAATTGATGGTATGTTTCGTGATACCTTTAGATGTGAAGCTGAAGTAGTTGAAGTTGATTATAAAAGTTCTTTACCAGTTGGCAAAAGCGGCATTGACGCTTTTGGCCATAAACCAGTTTTTGAGGACATTGGTGATATTAAAAGACTTATTTTAGCAATCGGTAAACTAGATACTATGTTTGATGCGATGTACCCTTACGATCCTGATTTAAAAATTTTAGGTGGCTCAAGCGACCATTTGATTATTAATGCGCAAGATTCAAAAATCAACTACAAAGCCGGCGACATTATTACTTTTGGATTAGATTGAGGTAGTTTGCTTTATTTATTTAATTCAAAATTTGTCGAAAAAGTCTTTGAATAAGAGCAAAATTAAAAATGACGTTTAAGATATAGCAAATAAATTTTTGCTATTTTTATCTATTAATTAGACATTTATTTGTCAATAATTTGTGATAAAATTTTTTTATGATTAATATTAATAAACTAAAAGAACGACTTCAATTAGCACATGCACCATATTCAGGTGTTCAAGTGGCAGCGTTAGCTATTACTTCAAGTGGCACTGAATACTATGGAGTTAATTGCGAAAATCCCGCCTTTCCAAGTGGACTATGTGCTGAAAGAAGTGCTTTATTCGGCAGCGTTGCCTATGGTGCTAAAGTTGGTGATTTTAAAGAAATTCATATAATTAGCAACAAAAAACACTTGCTTTATCCATGCTCTGGCTGCTTACAAGTAATCACGCATTTTTTACGCGAAGATGGTATCGTTTACATTTATAACAATGATTTAACTAAAAAAGAAATTCACACCATTAAAGACATGGTGCCATATCAAGTAAAAGACAAAGATATCATTGAATAACAAAAAATAATAAAAAAGACTTGTTCCCTACCTTCGGATGCGGGTCTTTTTTATTATTTTTGCTACAAGATTAACAAGAGACATGCTTTTGTATTACTAAAAGTTGCAACACAATGAACAGCAAATTTCGGCTCAATAATTTTAACTTATTTGTCTTAAAAAATAAAACTAAACCCATACATTTTGTTGACTAAATTAAATTTGTCAACTTGAAACTTCAAATAAAAACAAAATAATAAATAGGCAACTAAAATTAGGTGCATACAATAAATATTACAAGATAAGGATACATCAATGAAACACTGAAAAAAACTACTACTGTCTGGATCAATTCTAATACCTACAGTTTTTGTTCCTGCGATTGTTGCATCATCATGCGACAATAAAAAAACAAGCGAAAACAAGGAATTAGATAAGCAAAAAAACCTTTACTTAAGTAAGTTAGATGAATTAAAAAGTGTCAAAAATGGGCAAA from the Metamycoplasma arthritidis genome contains:
- a CDS encoding alanine/ornithine racemase family PLP-dependent enzyme, which gives rise to MYPRIVINEAKFKNNIKKAIEICKAKNIEVLAVTKGFVGQRRMAELYYEAGIRYFGDSRLDNFEVYKDIPGHKQMLRLPMLEEIPRLVELCDSSLNGDLTIIKAISEYCLKVNKVHDIVLMIDMGDRREGILPEDTLKVVKEILEYRGVNLIGIGCNFGCYGARVPSKETMDKFVSLKKAIETTYNLKLKHISGGNSLSLHMVWENTMPTEVNFLRMGFAMIFGTEDMYRQTIDGMFRDTFRCEAEVVEVDYKSSLPVGKSGIDAFGHKPVFEDIGDIKRLILAIGKLDTMFDAMYPYDPDLKILGGSSDHLIINAQDSKINYKAGDIITFGLDWGSLLYLFNSKFVEKVFE
- the rpmA gene encoding 50S ribosomal protein L27; the protein is MAHTKAGGTTRNSRDSAGRRLGVKATDGQFVNAGSIIYRQRGTKIFPGNNVGRGKDDTLFALISGIVKFEDRINRKFASVYAVEDLKAKK
- a CDS encoding cytidine deaminase produces the protein MININKLKERLQLAHAPYSGVQVAALAITSSGTEYYGVNCENPAFPSGLCAERSALFGSVAYGAKVGDFKEIHIISNKKHLLYPCSGCLQVITHFLREDGIVYIYNNDLTKKEIHTIKDMVPYQVKDKDIIE
- the rplU gene encoding 50S ribosomal protein L21, with amino-acid sequence MFAIIETGGKQIIVKAGDTIFIEKIEGKEGDKVSFDKVLAINDKIGTPYLENAAVLAAIEKQGKAKKIVVYRHNAKSTHKRKLGHRQPYTRVKILEIKEAK
- a CDS encoding DegV family protein — encoded protein: MKIKFIIDSSSGLSQQEARMFGWELMPLQSDIDGKTYQNGVNMDVEEYSKIWRANKKVAASTSMTPLGLADQIVNEFINDYDMVVIYPISKHLSSQFQMLENFYKDNPKVYVVPSNKISFLMVFDLLVAEDALKKGESFEKIKEIFAQPNMTPLLIPEFNDALVRGGRLSKTAAAVAKLLKIVPIIKFENGVLEKAGIGRVFLKTIYKSMKTMFEEYQAKADTENNYVPIIIHAASDKIDEVVTNFKEITQMDKVYVSKLSNDVAIHTGIGAIVFCIAKLPAHLVSEFAKVSEIK
- the tyrS gene encoding tyrosine--tRNA ligase, which produces MTKNLIVELKNRGIFSNISSEEKFNALESNVGVYTGFDPTAKSLHLGNYVQIVNLLRFKKFGFKPLAVLGGLTGMIGDPSYRQAERKLLDEKTILANKNAIKKQLERFGLTIFDNFAIYKDWSMLDFLRKLGPLVNINYLLSKESIATRLEKGLSFLEFSYQLIQGWDFKYLYENQNVKIQLGGSDQWGNITTGLEIIRKLHGEGSTAVAITANLLLDESGKKFGKSTGGGSLWLDKEMTSPFAIYQFLLNRSDEKVEEYLNWLTFLSQEEIKKVIDQAKNNKAARLAQKALAYEVVKDIHSQEIAEQCIKISDILFAKSNNGLTKNDLVMLRGTLPEYEIKPNQKFIEAIKASGICTSNREIREFVQKKSFAIDGVVVDNENQIISFNNFDSEFALLKKGKKEFIILIKK